CCACATTGCAAACGCTCGAAGCGCTCGGCCTCGCCACCACCGCTGACAATCCGCTAACCCGCGTGATCGCGTGCACCGGCTCGACAGGCTGCGCGAAGAGCCACGCCGACACCAAAGCCGATGCCCTGAAGCTCGCCGCACACGTGCCCGAACATACGCAAGTGCATCTCAGCGGCTGCCCGCGTTCATGCGCGGCCGCGCACCGCGCGCCCTACACGCTGCTCGCAGTGGCCGACGGCCGCTACGACCTGTACCAGACACACGACCCGCGCGACGCCAACGGCTTCGGCCGATGCATCGCGCGCGGTCTGACGATCGACGAAGCCGCGGAAGTGCTACAAGCGTCCGCCCTTCCCCCAACTGATGAGCCATTCGATGCTTGACTACATCCGCGACGGACAGGAAATTTATCGCCAGTCGTTCGCGACGATACGCGCGGAAGCCGACCTCACGCGCATTCCCGCCGACCTCGAAAAACTCGCCGTGCGCGTGATCCATGCGTGCGGGATGGTCGATATCGTCGGCGATCTGCGCTTTTCGGAGGGCGCGGGCCGTGCGGGGCGCCAGGCGCTCGCCAACGGCGCGCCGATACTCTGCGACGCACGCATGGTCGCCGAAGGCATCACGCGCGCGCGGCTGCCCGCGCACAACGAAGTGATCTGCACGCTGGCCGATCCGTCCGTGCCCGCCCTCGCGCGCGAGATGAACAACACGCGTTCGGCGGCGGCGCTCGAATTGTGGCGGCCACATCTGCCTGGCAGCGTCGTCGTGATCGGCAATGCGCCGACCTCGCTCTTTCATCTGCTCGACATGCTCGATAGCGGCGCGCCGCGCCCCGCGCTAATTCTCGGCTTCCCGGTCGGCTTCATCGGCGCGGCGGAGTCGAAGGCGATGCTCGCCGCCAATAGCCGTGGCGTGCCGTTCGTCGCCGTGCAAGGCCGGCGCGGCGGCAGCGCGATGGCGGCGGCCGCCGTGAACGCGCTAGCATCGGAGGACGAATAATGGCCGATCAGGCGAACAGCACGCGCGGGCGTCTCTATGGTCTCGGTGTCGGTCCCGGCGACCCGGAGCTGATCACGGTGAAAGCGCTGCGGCTGCTGAAGTCGGCGCACGTGGTCGCGTACTTCGTCGCGAAGGGCAAGAAAGGCAACGCGTTTTCGATCATCGAGTCGCATCTGTCGAGCGAGCAGGAACAGTTGCCGCTCGTCTATCCCGTGACGACGGAAGCGCTCGAGCCGCCGCTATCGTACGAAGCGATCATCGCCGACTTCTACGACACGGCCGCCGAAGTGGTCGCGAAGCACCTCGATGCGGGACGCGACGTGGCCGTGATTTGCGAAGGCGATCCGTTCTTCTACGGCTCGTACATGTACCTGCACGACCGGCTCGCCAACCGCCTCGCGCCACGCTTCGAAGGCGAAGTGGTGCCCGGCGTGTGCTCGATGCTCGGTGGCGTCGCCGTGCTCGGCCAGCCCCTCGTGTATCGCAACCAGACCTTGTCGGTGCTGTCGGGCGTGCTGCCCGAAGACGAACTCAAGCGCCGTCTCGCCGCCGCCGATGCCGCCGTCGTGATGAAGCTCGGCCGCAATTTCGACAAGGTGCGCCGCGTGCTCGACGAACTGGGACTCGCGGAGCGCGCGCTGTACGTCGAACGGGCGACGATGGCGAACCAGCGCATCGTGCCGCTCGCCGAAGTCGATCCGATGGCGTCGCCCTACTTCTCGCTGCTCGTCGTGCCGGGGGAAAAATGGCAAGGCTGACGACGCCACCCGCAATCGTGATACTCGGCGTCGGCGCGCAGGACACGGCGCGGCGCGTGCAATCCCTTTATGACGGCGCGCAGGTGCATGGCCTGCAAGGCCGCGTCGCCGACGCCGATGTCGCGTACACGGAACTCAACGCGCATCTGCGCGCACTGTATGCGAGCGGCACGCCGATCATCGCGTTGTGCGCGGCGGGCATCGTGATCCGCTGCATCGCGCCGCTGCTCGCGGACAAAGGCGTCGAGCCGCCCGTGCTGGCCGTCGCCGAGGATGGCAGCGCCGTCGTGCCGCTGCTCGGCGGGCTGTCGGGCGTCAACGTGATGGCGCGCGAAATCGCCGCCGCCCTCGACGTGCCGCCCGCGATCACGACGAGCGGCGAACTGCGCTTCGGCGCGTGCGTTCTGAATCCGCCCGACGGCTACACGCTCGCGAGCATCGACCAGGGCAAGCGCTTCGTGTCCGATCTGCTCGCGGGCGAAGCGACGCGCATCGAAGGCGACGCGCCGTGGCTCGACAGCGTGCAACTGCCGCGCGCCGACGACGCTCGACGCGCGATCCGCGTCACGCCGCTGGCGTGGAATGGCGCGACGGACGAACTGGTGATTCATCCACGCAATGTCGTCGTCGCCGTCCATGCAACGGGACCGGATGCCGGCTCGTTGCCTCAACGGATACTCGAAGCGGCGCAGACGCATGGGCTGGCGGCGCAATCGCTGGCGGTGCTGCTCGCGCCTGCTTCGCTGACGGGCGATCCCGCGCTTCAGCAGGCTGCCGATGCGTTGCAGGTCGCATTGCGCTTCGCCGTCGGCAGCGGTGAAGACAACGACACGGCAGAGATGCTTCGCCAAACCTTACGCGTCCCCCACAAAGCGCTCGATGCAAACGCCGACGCGCCCATCGCCTTCGCCGTCACGCACGCGCCGCTCGATCCCGCGACAGTCGGCCGCGCGCGCGGCAAGCTGAGCGTGGTCGGCCTCGGGCCCGGCGACGCGTCGTTGATGGTGCCCGCCGCACGCACAGCGCTGACGCAGGCCACCGACATCCTCGGCTACGAAACCTACGTGAAGATGGCGGGCCCGTTCCGCGCGGACCAGCGCGTGCACGGCACCGACAATCGCGAGGAAATGCAGCGCGCCCGCCATGCATTCGAACTGGCAAGCACGGGACGGCACGTGGCGATGGTGTCGTCCGGAGATCCAGGCGTGTTCGCGATGGCAGCCGCCGTACTGGAAGCGCTCGACGAAGTGGGCGAAGACGGGCGATACGCGGCGTGGGCCGGAGTCGAACTGGAAATCGTGCCGGGCGTATCCGCCGCGCTGGCGACAGCCGCGCAGGCTGGCGCGCCGCTCGGCCACGATTTCTGCATGCTGTCGCTGTCGGACAATCTGAAACCGTGGTCGATCATCGAAAAGCGGCTGCGGCACGCGGCCGAAGCCGATCTGGTCATGGCGTTCTATAACCCAATTTCGCGCGCCCGACCGTGGCAACTCGACAAGGCGCTCGATATCGTGCGCGAATGCCGCGCGCCCTCGACGACCGTCGTGCTCGGCCGCGATATTGGCCGTCCCGGCGCGACATTGAAAACGACAACGCTCGCCGAGCTGAAATCCGCCGATGTCGATATGCGGACAATGGTAATAATCGGCTCGTCGACGACCCGCGTGTTCCGCCCCGCCAGGCGCGGCCGGGAATGGGTTTACACACCGCGCTGGTACGAATAGGAGCCGCTTAAACGTTTGCATCGATTTAGACCGGCCATTTATTGAAATTGAATAAAGCCGGCGAAAGGTGAATTACGGCCGCGCAAGAAAAATAAACTAAAGTTTTTTCATAACGCGACGTATACAACGATTATCTCCGGCCACCGCTTCATTCGCCCATCATGCAAACCAGTGAAGACACTGTCGACATAGACGCGAGCGCGCCTGTCACCGCTGCGCGTCAGCTTTCGCCCGATGCCGTACCCGTAGGCACACCGCTCGAGTTTCCGATTATCGACAGCGATGGCGCGCTGCTCTTCGATCGCGGCGCGATCGTAATCGGCGCGGATGAGCACCGCTTCCTGTTCCAGCATTTCAAGCCGCAGCGCGGCGACCTGGACACCGCGTACGACGACGGCACGCCCGCCGCGCAGGCGGCAGCCAAGCCAGGCGACGCCGAAGCGCTCGCGCTCAAGGACATGCATCTGACGATCGGCGCGCTGATCGGCGTGCGCTCTCAGGTCGGCATGGGCGCGCCGATGCATCCGTCGCGCATCATCGGCTTTGCGCCGAACGAGTCGCTGTTCGTCACCCCGCCGCTCGTCGATGGGAAGCCGATGGCGCTGTCCGTCGGCGAGAACGTCGAGATCGTCGCGATTGCGAGCCAGGCGGTGTTCCGCTTCGTGTGCACCGTCGATTCCGTCTGCCAGGTGCCGTTCCACTATCTCGTGCTGTCGAAGCCGGGCGTGGTCCGCCGGCTGCGCGAGCGCAAGTCGGTGCGCGTGCGCGCGAGCCTGCCGCTGCGCTTCAGCGTCGAAGCGCAAGGCACGGGCTACGAAAGCCTCGGCCTCGTGCAGAGCGTGAGCGCGCTGGGCATGTCGTTTTCCGCCGCGTGGACGGTCGGCGAAATCGGCAAGCGCATCCGCGTGGCGTTCACGCTGCGCTCCAAAGACATGGAGACGCCGATCGAAACCACGGCGATCATCCGCAACGTGCAGCCCGGCTCAAAACCCGGCGATCCCGCCACGCACGGCATCGAGTTCGACCAGCTCAACCAGGTCGAGCAGATGGCGCTGAAAGTCTATGTATTCGACCGGATCGACGATGTGATCTTCTGGACGAGCGGACCAAAGTAACGCCTGACATTGCGCTCGCGCATGAAAAAAACGGCCCGGTGATTTGCGTGACCGGGCCGTTTGGCTTGTGGGCCGCCTCGACGTCGGCGGCCCGTGTGAGCGCTGTTACTGCGCGGGTGGCTTTTGCAGCGATTGCGGCATCTGCCACTGTTGTCGCTGCGGCGGCTGTTGCAGCTGCTGCAACTGGAGCTGTTGCGCTTGCGGCTGTGCTTGCTCCTGTTTCATCTGCTGCGGCCGTGGTGACTGCGGCGCGGCGGGTGCTGCGGGTGCGGCGGGTGCAGTCGGCACTGCTGAAACAGACTGCCCGCTCACGCGAATCTCGACGCGTCGATTCGGCGCCAGACACGCGATCACAGCAGCGGACTTCCGTCCCGGGCAGGTTGCGATCGGCGCAGTCGATCCCGCACCACGCACGTCGAAGCGCGCGGGGTTCAGCCCGCGTTCCTTCAGCGCGTCCGCCACGGCCTGCGCACGACGCCGCGACAGGTCGCGGTTGTGCGCGACCGAGCCGAAGCGGTCCGTGTAGCCGATCACCGTGACGACATCGATCGATTGCGCGCGCTTCAGATCCGTTGCGAGCGCGTCGATCGCGGTGGTGCCATCCGCCTTGAGCTTCGCGCTGTCGAAATCGAACAGCGCGTCGGCGGACAACGAGATCGGCGTGGCGGCCTCGACGACAGGCGGCGGTGGCGGAGGCGGCGGAGGCGCACAGTGATCGAGCTCCTGATTCACCTGCACGCTCAGCTGCTGCGCGCGCTCGATCGCTTCCCAGCCGTGCACCCAGCGCGTGCCGTGCGTTTCGTCCTGCTCCTTCCAGACTTCGTCGGTGAGGGCAAGCAAGCGGCCCGCCGACTCGCCCTTGCACGTCGATGCCGACACCCGCGCGTTGGTTGCTTCGATCGCGCGGATCGCCTGCACCCACTTGTCGCGTGTGGGCCAGTTCTTTGCCGTGTATAGCGGCTCCCACGGCACGCTCTGGTCGATCAGGTAGCGCGCGTTGCCCAATGCCCGTTGCGCGGCATTGTTATGGACGCGCGATACGAGCACGTGGCTGTCCTGACGCTCAGCGATTTCGAGGAAGCCTTCCGCCACACCTCGACGGTAGGGATCTGCGATCTTTTGCGCGGCAGGCATGAGCGCCTCGGCCTGGCTCTTGATGCCGGCCGCGAACGCAGGCGCTGTCAGCGCAGCGGCGAGCGTCGCAGCAAACGTGAAGCGCGCGGTTCCGCGTAATGTTGGTTTTCTCATAGATTTCTCCACGTCCGCCGCGCTCATCGCGCGGCGGACGTATCAGGCCATCAGAAGCCGATCGTCACGCCTGCCGACGCGCCCGTGTTGGCACCATTGCCCGTGGCGCGCGTCACGTGTGCGTTCACGAGGACGCGATCGTTGACCCAGTAGTTCGCGCCGATGGCGACGGCTGCCGCCCCGCCATACGTGCCGGCTGCCGCCGACATCTGGAAGTTGCCTTCCGCGCGCGCATTCGGGATCAACGAGGTCGCTGCCATCGCCGCTGCACCCAGCGAGTTCATCTTGTCGTTCATCTTGTTGAACTGGCTGTCGGTGTACGAGTTCGCCTGGTTCACCGTGTTGTTGCTGGCGTTCGTAATCGCGTCGTTCAACTGGCCGACGTTGACTGCGTCGGTGGTTGCCGTGCCCGCTGCGACGTTCGTGACGCGACGCTGCTGGCTTGCGGAACCGACGGACACGGTGTTGTCTTCCGACGCCACCGAGCCTGCGCCGAGCGCGACCGAGTTGTTGCCGCTCGCTGTCGAGTTCGCGCCGATTGCGACGGCGTTGCTGCCCGTTGCATTCGATGCATAACCCGTCGCGACCGATTGCAGACCGTTCGCAACCGACAGCGCGCCCATTGCTGTAGCGTGCGTGCCGCCTGCCTTCGCCTGTTCCGTGTTGCGGTCGCCATCGCCGACGAACAACGTATCGACACCCGTGCCCGCGTTGCTGATGCTGTTGACCTTCGACACCAGGTCCGCGTACTGCGAGTAGTTCACCGCGTCGGTGTCCTTCTCGCCCGCTGCAACGTTGTGGATCCCCACCGGCTTGGACGTCGGCGTACCGTCACCCAGCGTGATGTTGCTGAAGTCGGTGACTTCCTTGCCGCTGTCGTCCTTCACGGTGTTGTACGTCACAGCCTTCTTCATCGAACCATCGCCGTTGATGATGCCTGCCGCCTTCAACTGCGCGTTGTTGACAGCGTCGTTGTCACCCGTACCGGCTGCGACGCCCGAGAGAACACGAGCACCGTCCTTGCCCGTAAAGTCGACGATCGAACCATCCGTCTGCGATGCAACGAGAATGTTCTTGCTCGTCGCGTTCTGCGTCACGAGACCAATACCGCCTTCATTGATCTGCGTTTGCAGGTTCGTGATGTCGGTGCTGTTCGCGTACACGCGGGCGTCGAGGTTCGTGATCGCTCCGCCGATCGTCGTGACCGTCGAGCCGCCCACGATGTACGTCGGGTTGCTGATCGTGCCGTCGGTCTTCACCGTCGAACCGCCGCCGATCACACTGGCCGTCGATGCCGCCACGTTATACAACTGCGTGCCGTTCACCGCGTCGAAGCTCGATGCGTTCACGTTGCCCGCCGCCACGCCCGTGAGCCTGCGAGCACCCTTCGTGCCCGCGAAGTCGACGATCGAACCGTCCGTCTGCGATGCCACGAGAATGTTCTTGCTCGTTGAGTCCTGCGTCACGAGTCCGATGCCGCCTTCGTTGATCTGCGTTTGCAGGTTCGTGATGTCGGTCGCGTTCGCATACACGCGGTTGTCGAGGTTCGTGATCGCGCCGGCGATGTTCGTGATCGTCGCGCCGCCGATGTTGAACGTCGGGTTCGTGATCTTGCCCGTCGAAGGATCGAACGACGAACCGCCGCCGATTGCATCAGCCGTCGATGCCGCCACGTTGTACAGCTGCGTGCCGTTCATCGCGTCGAGGCTCGATGCGTTCACGTCGCCTGCTGCCACCTTGGTGATCTTCGTGCCCGTTGAGCCTGCCAGCGTGATCTGGGTCTTGTCCTGGTCGTCGTATACGACACCCAGTGCATTACCCGAACCCGCAGCGTTGTTCAGCGCCGTCAAGGCGTCGGCAACGTTGGTGTACGTTCCGCCTCCGAACGTGTACGCCGGCGCCGTGATCTCGCCCGTCGCCGTGTTGATCGATGCGCCACCGCCGAGTGCCTTGGCCATCGACGTGCCCTGCGCGTACAACTGCGAACCGTTGATGGCGTCCGTGCTTGACGCGTTTAGCGCACCTGCCGTCAGACCTGTGATCTTCGTTCCGGTCGCGCCCTTCAGCGAGATTACGTCCTTTGTTGAACTGTCGTAATCGACGGCGAGCGGGTCGCCACCCGAAGCGATGCGCGTATCCAGCGAAGTCAGCGCAGCGGCCACGTTGACGTATGTGTTGCCCGCCAGCGTGTACGCTGGTGCAACGACTGCGCCTGTTGTCGGGTTGACGGAAGCACCGCCGCCGAGGGCGCCTGCGATGCCTGAGAGCTGCGAAACGTTTACGGCATCGTTGTTCTGCGTACCGGCTGCGACGTTGATGATCTGGCGTTGGCCGCCGGACTTGGCATTGCCGACCGAAACGATGTTGGAGCGGCCGCCGTCTGCGCTGGCGTAGCCGAGCGTAACGCTGTTCGAACCCGACGCCAAAATGTTCGTACCGATCGCCAGCGTGTTTACGCCGCCAACCTGCACGTTGTTACCGATTGCAATGCCACCGTTTGCTCCCGGTACCACCGTCGAACTGTTGTTGCCGATAACAATCGCATTGTCAGCGGCTGCCGTAACGTTCGTACCCATCACCACAGTGTTCAGGCCGTCGATTGCAATCTGCTGCCCGATACCAACCGATCCATCCCCCAGCGTCCGAACATTGACACCAACGGAGACTGCATTGTCAGCCGTCACCTTCGAATTCAGGCCGATCGCCATCGAGTCCGTACCCGTAGCCTCGATTTGACCGGCCTTGTCGGTCGGTCCCGACACGATCAGTTCTTCCGGCGGCAAGCTTGACGTAGGAGAAGCTCCGAGCAGTGAAGTCGAATGCACCGCCGACTTCAGCAGGCCAGAGTTGCTCGTCCCGTGCAGACTCAGATTTGCGATAGCTGCTTGAATGTCCGAATTCACCTGGCCAACGGTCGCTGCGTCCGTGTCGTCGATACCGTTCGCGACGTTCACGATACGTCGCTGGGTGAACGAATTACCCACCGCGAACGTGTTGGCCACGTTGGCCTGAGAGCCATAACCGATTGCTACAGCATTCGCCGCCGTGGCGAAAGCCGAGCGACCAATGGCGAGCGCGTAGTTTTGGTTAGCAACTGCATTCCCGCCGATTGCGATCGAATCGGTACCCCCTGCCTGTGCCGCCACCGCCGTGCTCGGGCCAAACTTGATGTACTTCAGGCTATTCAGGAAGCCGTCAGAGCTCGTGAGGCCTGCCAGTGCGCTACCCACGTCCGAGTACGTCTTACCGAGCACGTTATACGCCGGCGCCACGATCGAACCATTCGTCGCCACCGATGCGCCTGCACCCAATGCAGCCGTCACGCCCGCGAGCTGCGAAACGTTGACTGCATCGTTGCTTTGCTGACCAGCCGCCAGGTTCACGATCTGACGTTGCGCGCCCGCGGAACCCACTGATACCGTGTTATCGCGATCCGCGACCGATTTCGCACCCAGTGCCACGGCGTTCGATGCCGTCGCCACTGCCGCCGGACCTGCCGCGACACTGTCAGTACCCGTTGCCGATGCAGCCGCCAGTGACGAGCTCACACTGAAGTACTTCATGTTCGCGCCGCCGTTCGCGATGTTGTTGACGGTGTTGCTCAGGTTATTGACCTTCACATCCTCCGCCATCAACTGGCTCACGTTCACCGCGTCCGTGCCTGCATAACCCGCGGCAACATTCGTGATGCGACGCTCCTTACCCTGCGCGCCCACCGACACTTCGCCGAAAGCCGTCATACCCGACAGCGTCGCGCCACCCGGTGCAAAGCCAGCCGAGCCCAGCGTCGACGAGTTCGCCAGCGAGTTCGAGCCCAATGCCACAGAGTTCGCAGTCGACGCCGTTGCCGCACCGCCGATCGCCACGCTGTCCTTGCCCGATGCCGACGAGTCACCCAGCGTCGAATTGGCGTGGAAATACTTGATGCCGTCGCCGTTGATGATGTTGTTGCCGAAGTTCTGTACCAGGTTGTTCAGGTACGTAACGTTGTTCGAAACGTTATTGACCTTACCATCTTCAGCCATCAACTGGCTCACGTTCACCGCGTCCGTGCCGGCATAACCCGCTGCCACGTTCGTGATACGGCGATTGAAGCTTCCATTGCCCACCGAGACTTCGCCTGCCGCCGTCGTGCCCGAGAGTGTTGCGTTGCCCGGGTTGTACGCCGTTGCCGACAGATTGGCCGACGTCGTCGAATTCGAGCCGAGAGCGACCGATTCAGCGGAGGTTGCGCTCGCGTTGTAGCCAACCGCGATCGCGTTCGTGCCCGCTGCCGTCGCTTGCGGCCCCACGGCGATTGCATTCGCACCCGATGCCGTCGAGTCAACCAGCGACGAATTCGTGTGGAAATACTTCATCGAGACGTTGGCGCCGATGTTGTTGACGACGTTACTCAGGTTGCTGAGGTTATTGCTGACGTTGTTGACCTTTACATCTTCGGCCATCAACTGGCTGACGTTCACTGCGTCGGTTGCGTTATAGCCTGCTGCAACGTTCGTGATGCGACGCTCCTTGCCCGATGTGCCAATCGACAATTCACCGAAGGCCGTTCCGGCCGTCAGCGCTGCGTTGTCCGGTGCGAAACCCTTCACGCCCAGCGAGCCCGAGCTTGCGACCGAACCCGAACCCAGTGCGACCGAGTTCGCGCCCGATGCGATTGCACCACCGCCGATCGCCACCGATTCCGCGCCCGACGCAGACGAATCTGCCAGCGTCGAACTGGCGTGGAAGTACTTGATACCACCACCGTTCACGACATTGTTGAAATTCTGGGTGAGGTTCGTGACGTTGTTGCTGACGTTCGACACTGCGCCGTCGAGCTTCGAGATCGCCGTGCCGACATCAGTTGCCGTCGTGCCTTGCACGGTGTATGTCGGCTTCTTGATCGAGCCGTCGGCGTTCACCGTTGCGCCGCCGCCGAGTGCAGCCGTCACGCCGGATAGCTGCGAGACGTTGACTGCGTCGGTGTTTTGCGTGCCTGCTGCGACGTTGATGATGCGGCGTTGCAGCTTGCTGCTGCCCACAGATACGACGTTCGCCATGCCACCGTCAGCACTTGCGTAGCCGAGCGTAACGCTGTTCGAACCCGACGCCAAAATGTTGGTACCGATCGCCAGCGTATTGACGCCGCCAACCTGCACGTTGTTACCAATCGCAATGCCGCCATTCGCTCCCGGCACGACCGTCGAACTGTTGTTGCCGATAACGAGTGCATTGTCTGCAGCCGCCGTTACGTTCGTGCCGATCACCACGGTATTCTGACCGTCGATGGCAATCTGTTGCCCGACGCCAACCGATCCAGTCCCCAGCGTACGGACATTGACGCCTGTGGCAAGTGCATAATCAGCATCAGCCTTAGAGTTCAGGCCAATCGCCATCGAGTCCGTACCCGAAGCCTCGATTTGACCGCCCTTGTCGGTCGGTCCTGACACGATCAGTTGTTCTGGCGGCAAGCTTGAAGTTGGGGTAGCACCAAGGAGTGAAGTCGAATGCACCGCCGACTTGAGCAGACCAGCATTGGTCGTCCCGTTCAGATTCAGATTCGCGATTGCTGCCTGAATGTCAGAACTCACCTGGCCAACGGTCGCTGCATCCGTGTCGTTGATACCGGCAGCGACGTTGACGATACGGCGTTCTGCGCCCGCACTGCTCACCGCAAACGTATTAGCCACGGTTGCTGCCGAACCGTAACCGATCGCCACTGCGTTCAGAGCCATCGCTCTTGCGCCGTTACCGATCGCGACAGAGTTGGTACCTGTCGCATAAGCATTGCCAGCGATCGCTACCGAATTGGAACCAGAGGCCTGGGCATAACCGGGCATGCTCGGCCCAAATCCAATCTTGTCCGTGGATTGTGTGATATTGGCGACCGCATCACCAACGTTCGAGTAGGTCGAACCGCGCACCACGTATGCAGGCGCAGAGACGGAACCATCCGCGGCGACGGTTGCGCCGCCGCCCAGCGCATTCGTCATGCTCTT
The Paraburkholderia hospita DNA segment above includes these coding regions:
- a CDS encoding precorrin-8X methylmutase, whose product is MLDYIRDGQEIYRQSFATIRAEADLTRIPADLEKLAVRVIHACGMVDIVGDLRFSEGAGRAGRQALANGAPILCDARMVAEGITRARLPAHNEVICTLADPSVPALAREMNNTRSAAALELWRPHLPGSVVVIGNAPTSLFHLLDMLDSGAPRPALILGFPVGFIGAAESKAMLAANSRGVPFVAVQGRRGGSAMAAAAVNALASEDE
- a CDS encoding precorrin-2 C(20)-methyltransferase; its protein translation is MADQANSTRGRLYGLGVGPGDPELITVKALRLLKSAHVVAYFVAKGKKGNAFSIIESHLSSEQEQLPLVYPVTTEALEPPLSYEAIIADFYDTAAEVVAKHLDAGRDVAVICEGDPFFYGSYMYLHDRLANRLAPRFEGEVVPGVCSMLGGVAVLGQPLVYRNQTLSVLSGVLPEDELKRRLAAADAAVVMKLGRNFDKVRRVLDELGLAERALYVERATMANQRIVPLAEVDPMASPYFSLLVVPGEKWQG
- the cobJ gene encoding precorrin-3B C(17)-methyltransferase, producing the protein MARLTTPPAIVILGVGAQDTARRVQSLYDGAQVHGLQGRVADADVAYTELNAHLRALYASGTPIIALCAAGIVIRCIAPLLADKGVEPPVLAVAEDGSAVVPLLGGLSGVNVMAREIAAALDVPPAITTSGELRFGACVLNPPDGYTLASIDQGKRFVSDLLAGEATRIEGDAPWLDSVQLPRADDARRAIRVTPLAWNGATDELVIHPRNVVVAVHATGPDAGSLPQRILEAAQTHGLAAQSLAVLLAPASLTGDPALQQAADALQVALRFAVGSGEDNDTAEMLRQTLRVPHKALDANADAPIAFAVTHAPLDPATVGRARGKLSVVGLGPGDASLMVPAARTALTQATDILGYETYVKMAGPFRADQRVHGTDNREEMQRARHAFELASTGRHVAMVSSGDPGVFAMAAAVLEALDEVGEDGRYAAWAGVELEIVPGVSAALATAAQAGAPLGHDFCMLSLSDNLKPWSIIEKRLRHAAEADLVMAFYNPISRARPWQLDKALDIVRECRAPSTTVVLGRDIGRPGATLKTTTLAELKSADVDMRTMVIIGSSTTRVFRPARRGREWVYTPRWYE
- a CDS encoding flagellar brake protein; translation: MQTSEDTVDIDASAPVTAARQLSPDAVPVGTPLEFPIIDSDGALLFDRGAIVIGADEHRFLFQHFKPQRGDLDTAYDDGTPAAQAAAKPGDAEALALKDMHLTIGALIGVRSQVGMGAPMHPSRIIGFAPNESLFVTPPLVDGKPMALSVGENVEIVAIASQAVFRFVCTVDSVCQVPFHYLVLSKPGVVRRLRERKSVRVRASLPLRFSVEAQGTGYESLGLVQSVSALGMSFSAAWTVGEIGKRIRVAFTLRSKDMETPIETTAIIRNVQPGSKPGDPATHGIEFDQLNQVEQMALKVYVFDRIDDVIFWTSGPK
- a CDS encoding OmpA family protein — its product is MRKPTLRGTARFTFAATLAAALTAPAFAAGIKSQAEALMPAAQKIADPYRRGVAEGFLEIAERQDSHVLVSRVHNNAAQRALGNARYLIDQSVPWEPLYTAKNWPTRDKWVQAIRAIEATNARVSASTCKGESAGRLLALTDEVWKEQDETHGTRWVHGWEAIERAQQLSVQVNQELDHCAPPPPPPPPPVVEAATPISLSADALFDFDSAKLKADGTTAIDALATDLKRAQSIDVVTVIGYTDRFGSVAHNRDLSRRRAQAVADALKERGLNPARFDVRGAGSTAPIATCPGRKSAAVIACLAPNRRVEIRVSGQSVSAVPTAPAAPAAPAAPQSPRPQQMKQEQAQPQAQQLQLQQLQQPPQRQQWQMPQSLQKPPAQ